One genomic window of Bradyrhizobium sp. B124 includes the following:
- a CDS encoding YARHG domain-containing protein, which produces MRWTLLAAGLLAMLFAAPAAADKRVALVVGNSTYQNVSRLQNPKDDAELVAGTLQRLGFALVGGQAQVDLDKAGFDAAIQRFGSQLMGADVALFYYAGHGIQVRGTNYLVPVSANPVREADVDFQMVDVGLVLRQMEGAGTRLNIVILDACRNNPFGGRGLRAADGGLAQIRAPEGTLLSYATQPGNVALDGDDGHSPYTRALVDTMQKPGLDVLQAFNQVGLIVKRATGSAQQPWVSTSPIDGSFYFAGNTAAQVATADPPATVIPPQQNVPPSAPPVVRTQSDFIIADSDSRLLSESDLRVLSKDDLRIARNEIFARRGRYFNAPDLTARFSKFAWYVPRSWDPPLNAIESANVALIDRFESGGGAAPSGFIFPDSDRRLLTPADLRRLSRDELRIARNEIFARRGRYFDSADLKAYFARFPWYAPNSWNPKLNAIEEANVALIDQAWKR; this is translated from the coding sequence ATGCGCTGGACCCTTCTCGCCGCCGGATTGCTCGCAATGTTGTTCGCAGCGCCGGCGGCCGCCGACAAGCGTGTCGCGCTGGTGGTCGGCAATTCGACCTATCAGAATGTGTCGCGGCTGCAGAATCCGAAGGACGATGCAGAGCTCGTGGCCGGCACGCTGCAGCGGCTGGGCTTTGCGCTGGTCGGCGGGCAGGCCCAGGTCGATCTGGACAAGGCCGGTTTCGATGCCGCGATCCAGCGCTTCGGCAGCCAGCTGATGGGCGCCGACGTCGCGCTGTTCTATTACGCCGGCCACGGCATCCAGGTGCGTGGAACGAATTATCTGGTGCCGGTCTCTGCGAACCCTGTGCGCGAGGCCGATGTCGATTTCCAGATGGTCGATGTCGGCCTAGTGCTACGGCAGATGGAAGGCGCGGGCACGCGTCTCAATATCGTCATCCTGGATGCCTGCCGGAACAATCCGTTCGGCGGGCGCGGCTTGCGCGCCGCCGACGGCGGCCTCGCCCAGATCCGCGCGCCGGAGGGCACGCTGTTGTCCTACGCGACCCAGCCGGGCAACGTCGCGCTCGACGGCGATGACGGCCACAGCCCTTACACGCGCGCTCTGGTCGACACCATGCAGAAGCCCGGGCTCGACGTGCTGCAGGCGTTCAATCAGGTCGGCCTCATCGTCAAGCGCGCGACCGGCAGCGCGCAGCAGCCCTGGGTCTCGACCTCGCCGATCGACGGCTCGTTCTATTTCGCCGGCAACACAGCGGCGCAGGTTGCGACCGCTGATCCGCCGGCGACGGTGATACCGCCGCAGCAAAACGTGCCGCCGTCGGCGCCGCCGGTGGTGCGCACGCAATCGGACTTCATCATTGCGGATTCCGACAGCCGCCTGCTGTCGGAGAGTGATCTCAGGGTGCTCAGCAAGGACGATCTGCGGATCGCGCGCAACGAAATCTTCGCGCGGCGCGGACGCTACTTCAACGCGCCCGACCTGACCGCGCGGTTCAGCAAGTTCGCATGGTACGTGCCCCGCTCATGGGATCCGCCGCTCAATGCGATCGAGAGCGCGAATGTCGCGCTGATCGACCGCTTCGAATCCGGTGGCGGCGCTGCGCCGAGCGGATTCATCTTCCCGGATTCCGACCGGCGTCTGCTGACGCCTGCCGATCTGCGGCGGCTGTCACGGGACGAGCTGCGGATCGCGCGCAACGAGATCTTCGCCCGCAGGGGACGCTATTTCGATTCCGCCGATCTCAAGGCGTATTTCGCGCGCTTCCCCTGGTATGCGCCGAACAGCTGGAATCCGAAGCTGAACGCGATCGAGGAGGCCAATGTCGCGCTGATCGATCAGGCCTGGAAGCGCTGA
- the lepA gene encoding translation elongation factor 4 — translation MTTAPISNIRNFSIVAHIDHGKSTLADRLIQMTGGLSDREMAGKEQVLDSMDIERERGITIKAQTVRLNYRAKDGKDYIFNLMDTPGHVDFAYEVSRSLAACEGSLLVVDASQGVEAQTLANVYHALDAGHEIVPVLNKVDLPAAEPEKVKQQIEDVIGIDASDAVMISAKTGLGVPDVLEAVVTRLPPPKGDRDATLKALLVDSWYDVYLGVVVLIRVVDGVMKKGSRIRMMGTGAAYDIERVGFFTPKMQQVEELGPGEIGFITAAIKEVADTRVGDTITDDRKPVTEMLPGFKPAIPVVFCGLFPVDADDFETLRAAMGKLRLNDASFSFEMETSAALGFGFRCGFLGLLHLEIIQERLSREFDLNLIATAPSVIYKMKLTDGTELEIHNPVDMPDVVKIAEIEEPWIEATILTPDEYLGSVLKLCQDRRGAQKELTYVGSRAMVKYDLPLNEVVFDFYDRLKSVSKGYASFDYHLTDYKPADLVKMQILVNAEPVDALSMLVHRTRAEGRGRAMVEKMKELIPPHMFQIPIQAAIGGKVIARETVRALRKDVTAKCYGGDITRKRKLLEKQKEGKKKMRQFGKVDIPQEAFIAALKVDS, via the coding sequence ATGACAACTGCCCCGATTTCGAACATCCGCAACTTCTCCATCGTCGCCCATATCGACCATGGCAAATCGACCCTTGCCGACCGCCTGATCCAGATGACGGGCGGCCTGTCGGATCGCGAAATGGCGGGCAAGGAGCAGGTGCTCGATTCGATGGATATCGAGCGCGAGCGCGGCATCACCATCAAGGCGCAGACCGTCCGGCTGAACTACCGCGCCAAGGACGGCAAGGATTACATCTTCAATTTGATGGACACGCCCGGCCATGTCGACTTCGCCTACGAGGTCTCGCGGTCGCTGGCGGCCTGCGAGGGTTCCCTGCTGGTGGTCGACGCCAGCCAGGGCGTCGAGGCGCAGACGCTCGCCAACGTCTACCATGCGCTCGACGCCGGTCACGAGATCGTGCCGGTCCTGAATAAGGTCGACCTGCCCGCGGCCGAGCCCGAGAAGGTCAAGCAGCAGATCGAGGACGTGATCGGCATCGACGCCTCCGACGCCGTGATGATCTCGGCCAAGACCGGCCTCGGCGTACCCGATGTGCTGGAGGCCGTCGTCACCCGCCTGCCGCCGCCGAAGGGCGACCGCGACGCGACCTTGAAGGCGCTGCTGGTCGACAGCTGGTACGACGTCTATCTCGGCGTGGTCGTCCTGATCCGCGTCGTCGACGGCGTGATGAAGAAGGGCAGCCGCATCCGCATGATGGGCACCGGCGCGGCCTATGACATCGAGCGCGTCGGCTTCTTCACGCCGAAGATGCAGCAGGTCGAGGAACTCGGCCCCGGCGAGATCGGCTTCATCACCGCGGCGATCAAGGAAGTGGCCGATACGAGAGTGGGCGACACCATCACCGACGACAGGAAGCCGGTCACGGAAATGCTGCCGGGCTTCAAGCCGGCGATCCCGGTGGTGTTCTGCGGCCTGTTCCCGGTCGACGCCGACGATTTCGAGACGCTGCGCGCGGCGATGGGCAAGCTCAGGCTGAACGACGCCAGCTTCTCCTTCGAGATGGAAACCTCCGCCGCGCTCGGCTTCGGCTTCCGCTGCGGCTTCCTCGGGCTGTTGCATCTGGAGATCATCCAGGAGCGGCTGTCGCGCGAGTTCGACCTCAATCTGATCGCGACCGCGCCGAGCGTCATCTACAAGATGAAGCTGACCGACGGCACCGAGCTCGAGATCCACAACCCGGTCGACATGCCCGACGTGGTCAAGATCGCCGAGATCGAGGAGCCGTGGATCGAGGCCACCATCCTGACTCCCGACGAATATCTCGGCAGCGTGCTGAAGCTGTGCCAGGACCGCCGCGGTGCGCAGAAGGAGCTGACCTATGTCGGCTCCCGCGCGATGGTGAAATACGACCTGCCGCTCAACGAGGTGGTGTTCGATTTCTACGATCGCCTGAAGTCGGTCTCCAAGGGCTACGCCTCGTTCGACTATCATCTGACCGACTACAAGCCGGCCGACCTGGTCAAGATGCAGATCCTGGTCAACGCCGAGCCGGTCGACGCGCTGTCGATGCTGGTGCATCGGACCCGCGCCGAGGGCCGCGGCCGCGCCATGGTCGAGAAGATGAAGGAGCTGATCCCGCCGCACATGTTCCAGATCCCGATCCAGGCGGCGATCGGCGGCAAGGTGATCGCGCGCGAAACCGTGCGCGCGCTGCGCAAGGACGTCACCGCGAAGTGCTACGGCGGCGACATCACGCGCAAGCGCAAGCTTCTGGAGAAGCAGAAGGAAGGCAAGAAGAAGATGCGGCAGTTCGGCAAGGTCGACATCCCGCAGGAAGCCTTCATCGCCGCGCTCAAGGTGGATAGCT